The DNA segment GCAGGATGAGGGCCGTCCGGAGTTTCCTCGACGAACTCGCGAAGGCCAAGCCCCGGGCGCGTGACTGGGTCTACGTTCATAACTTCGAGAACCAGTACGAGCCCAACGCCGTCGCCCTCCCTGCCGGGAGAGGAACGGAGTTCCGGGAGGAGATGAAACGATTCATCGAGGAGGCGCGGCAGGCGCTTCCCCGGGCGTTCCAGAGCGAAGAGTACGCCAAACGGCGGGACGAAACGCTTCAGGCGCTCCAGGGGAACAGGACGGATCTCATCGCCCGGATCAACCAGAAAGCCCAGGAGGCGGGGTTCGTCATCCAGATGAGCCCCATCGGCCTCCTGACCATCCCGGTCATCGACGGGAGGCCGGTCCCCGAGGAGGAGTTCATCACCCTTCCCGACGACGTGCGGGCGGAGGTCCAGCGGCGGCGTGACGCGTTGAACGCCGACCTCCGGAGCACGCTCCGGCAGGTACAGGATATCGAGCGGCAGGGGGCCGAGACGGTCAAGGACTTAAACCACGACATCGCCCTCTACGCGATAGGCAACCTCGTCGCCGAACTCAAGGAGAAGTATGCCGACGTCCCGGAAGTCCCCGGGTACATCGACGCCGTCCAGAACGACATCCTCGAGAACACCCAGCTGTTCCTCGGTCTCCCCGAGCAGCAGGGCGTCCCGCCCCAGTTCCAGGCCCTCATGCGTGAGATTCCGTTTCGGAAGTACGAGGTGAACGTCGTCGTCGAAAACGCCGCGACAGAAGGCGCGCCGGTGATCTTCGAGCAGAACCCCACCTACCAGAACCTTCTTGGAAAGATCGAGAAAGAGGTGCAGTTCGGGATCTTCACGACAGACTTCACGATGATCCGGCCGGGCTCGCTGCACCGGGCCAACGGCGGCTATCTCGTCCTCGACGCCGAAGACCTCCTGCGTGCCCCGCTCTCCTGGGACGGGCTCAAGACGGCTTTGAAGACCGGGGAGGCCGTCATCGAGGAGCCGGGAGAACGGATGGGGTTCATCACGGCAAAGACGATCAAGCCCGAACCCATCCCCCTCGACATCAAGGTGGCCCTCATCGGGACACCGATGATCTACCAGCTCCTCTACCGGATGGACACCGACTTCAAGGAGCTCTTCAAGGTCAAGGCCGACTTCGACATCGTGATGGAGCGAAACAATGAGAACGCCAATAAATACGCCGACTTCATCTGCAACCTCGTCAGGGAGGAGAACCTCCGGCACCTCGAGCGGGAGGCGATCGCCCGGGTGATCGAGTACGGATCGAGACTCGCTGCTGACAGGGAGAAACTCTCGACCCGGTTCTCGGCGGTTGCCGACCTCATCCGCGAGGCGAACTTCTACGCCGTGAGCGACGGGACCGATCGGATCGAGAGGAGGCACGTCACGAAGGCGATCGAGGAGAAGATCTACCGCTCGAACCTGATCCAGAAAAAGATCGAGGAGGCGATCCGGCGGGGGATCTTCCTCATCGATACCGAGGGCGAGAAGGTCGGGCAGGTGAACGGCCTCTCGGTCATCGGGCTCGGGGACTTCGCGTTCGGCCGGCCATCGAAGGTGACCGCGAGTATCGGGGTCGGCCGCGAGGGGATCATGGACATCGAGCGGGAGGCTGCGCTCGGCGGGCCGATCCACACGAAAGGCGTCCTGATCATCAACGGTTACCTCAACAACAACTATGCACACGATAAGCCGCTTTCCCTCTCCGCCCGGCTCGTCTTCGAGCAGAGCTACGAGGGGATCGAGGGGGACTCCGCGTCGAGCACGGAGCTCTACGCCCTCCTCTCGGCGCTCTCGGGGCTTCCGCTGAAGCAGTACCTCGCCGTCACGGGCTCGGTGAACCAGAAGGGCGAGGTGCAGGCGATCGGGGGCGTGAACGAGAAACTGGAAGGGTTCTTCGAGGTCTGCAAGGCCAAAGGGCTCGACGGGAACCAGGGGGCGCTGATCCCGGCGAGCAACGTCCAGAACCTGATGCTGAAAGAGGAGATCGTCGAGGCCGCGAAGGCCGGAAAGTTCCGGATCTACCCGGTGCGGACGATCGACGAGGGGATCGAGGTCCTCACGGGAGTTCCGGCGGGCGTGCGCCAAAAAGACGGCACCTACGAGGAGGGGACGGTGAACTACCTGGTGGACCGGCGCCTGAGGGAGATGGCCGAGACGATGCGCGGGTTCCAGCCGACGATGGCGAAGTGACCGGGATGGAGCGGAAACGGTCGGTCTACATGGACCATGCGGCGACGACGCCGGTGCGGCCGGAGGTCGCCCGGGCGATGCTCCCCTACTTTTCGGAGCGGTTCGGGAACCCCTCCTCGCTCTACTCCCTCGCCCGCGAGGCGGAGGAGGCGGTCGAGGAGGCACGGGGACGCGTGGCGGCCGCGATCGGGGCAAACCCGGAGGAGGTCTTCTTCACGTCGGGCGGGACGGAGGCCGACAACTGGGCGATCAAGGGGGCGGCGGCGGCGAGCCGGAAGAAGGGCGACCATATCGTCACCTCCGCGATCGAGCACCACGCCGTCCTCCATACCTGCCGGAGCCTCGAAAAACAGGGCTACCGGGTCACCTACCTCCCGGTCGACGAGTTCGGGCGAGTGGAGCCGGGATCCGTCGAGGAGGCGATCACGGATGCGACGATCCTCGTCTCGGTGATGGCCGCGAACAACGAGATCGGGACGATTCAGCCAATCAGAGCGATCGCGGAAGTCGCGCACGACCACAAAATCCCGTTCCATACCGACGCCGTCCAGGCGATCGGGGCCTTCCCGGTGGACGTGGACGAGATGGGAGCCGACCTCCTCGCCCTCTCCGCCCACAAGTTCGGCGGCCCGAAGGGGACGGGAGCACTCTACATCAGAAAGAGAACCCACATCGGGACGTTCATGGACGGCGGGGCGCAGGAGCGGGGGAAGCGGGCCGGAACCGAGAACGTTCCCGGAATCGTGGGGCTCGGGCGGGCGATCGAACTCGCGGTCGCCGGGATGCCCCGGAACGCCCCCAGGCTCGCCGCGATGCGGGATAGGCTGATCCGGGGGATCCTGGACGCGATCCCGGACACCCGGTTGAACGGCCACCCGACCGAGCGGCTGGCAAACAACGTGAACGTCGCGTTCCGCTACGTCGAGGGGGAGTCGATCCTCCTCATGCTCGACGCCCTCGGGGTTGCCGCCTCGACGGGAAGCGCCTGCACCTCGGCGTCGCTCGAGCCCTCCCACGTCCTGACCTCGTGCGGTCTGGCGCCGGAGCACGCCCACGGCTCGCTCCGGCTCACCCTCGGGTACGCGAACACCGAAGAAGACGTCGACTACGTTCTTGAGGTGCTCCCCGGGATCATCGAGCGGCTGCGGGCTATCTCGCCGCTCCGGGGGGAGGCGTGAATGACCGGGATCTTTCGGGCCTACGACATCCGGGGGCGCTACCCGGACGAGCTCGATGAGGCGACGGCGAAGAAGATCGGGAACGCATTTGTAGCCCTTCTTGCGGCGGAGCGGATCGTCGTCGGGCGGGACATGCGCCCATCCTCGGAGCCGCTTTCGCGGGCGTTCATCCGGGGTGCGGTCGAAGCCGGGGCGGAGGTTGCGGATATCGGGATGGCGAGCACGCCGCTCCTCAACTACGCGATCGCTGCCGGGGGGTTCGACGGCGGGGCGATGGTGACGGCCTCCCACCTGCCCGGAGAGATGAACGGGTTCAAGCTCGCCCGCGAGAACGCCGTCCCCCTCTCCGGCGACCGCGACTTGCCGCTCCTCGAAACACGAACCGGGGAGGAGGAGGTCGCCCGCGCCGGGGGGTCGTGCCGCGGGACCGGGATGCTGGACGCCTACATCGGGACGATGGCCGGGTTCGTCCGGGCGCCGAAGCCGCTCACGGTCGTCGTGGACGCGGGGAACGGGATGGCCGGCCCGGAGGTCCCCCGGCTCTTCGACCGGATCCCTGCGTGGCGGCTTGTGCCGATGTACCTCGAGCCCGACGGCCGGTTCCCCCACCACCACGCAAACCCGCTCGACCCGGAGACCACCCGGGAACTGCAGGAACGGGTCGTGGCCGAGGGCGCGGATATGGGGGTGGCGTTCGACGGCGACGGCGACCGGTGCGGGCTCATCGACGAGCGGGGCGAGCGCGTCCGGGAAGACCTGGTGACCGGGCTTATCGCGGAGTTCCTGCTTGAAGAGAACCCGGGGGCGACGATCCTCTACGATCTCCGGTCGAGCCGGGCGGTCCGCGAGGCGATCGAGCGGGCCGGGGGCCGGGGCGTCCGCTCGAGGGTTGGCCACGCCTTCATCAAGGCCGCGATGCGCGAGGAGGACGCCCTCTTTGCCGGGGAACTCTCCGGGCACTACTACTACCGGGACATGGGGTTTTCCGACAACGGGCTTCTCACGCTGGTCATGGCTGCAAACATCCTCGCCGCGAGCGGTCGGACGCTCTCCGAGCTCATCAGGCCTCTCGACCGCTACCCCTCGACGGGGGAGATCAACCTCGCGGTGCGCGACCCCGCGGCGGTGCTCGCGGTGCTTGCGGCGCGCTACCGGGACGCGGAGCTTGACCGGCTCGACGGGCTGACGGCGACCTATCCCGACTGGTGGTTCAACATCCGCCGCTCCCACACCGAGCCGGTGGTGCGGCTGAACATCGAGGCGGACACGAGGAGCCTCCTCGACGAGAAGGAGCGGGAGGTGCTCGCGGCCATCCGGGAGGCCGAAGGTGCGTAAGGACCGGCCCGGCACGGAACGAGGGGCGGCGCGAACTGCCTACTCACGCGAAGGCGCGAAGGCGCGAACCCCCCCGGGTTTCTTGAGCCCGGGCCGTCGCGCTTCGCGTTCTTCGCGGCTTCGCGTGTGGCCGAAGAAATGTAAAGCAGGAAGCCCCCCTTCAGGGCGGGGTGGTTCACCAGCGCTGTCATTCCCGGATTCTGTGGATCGGACGTTTGTTCCCGGGCGGTCGCGGATCGGGATCGCAGCGCCGCCGGCATGCCCCACGAAAAAGAGCCGTTCGATTCTTCACCGCCCAAGAAGGCGCCGTTAATCCATTGCTTCGACGGGAAGAAGACGATGGCCGGTGGCCGCAACTTATAAGTACCCGATATCCCACTGTTGCCCGGCAGGCTGCAGCTTGCAACCGAAACGGGGCCGGGCGGAGCTCCCGGAAACCATTATCCGGGGTGCAACGGGCACCCGGGCCTCGAGCGGGAAGAGAGAACGGGTAATTGATGTGGTGATGAAAATGGCAGGACAGCAGATGGAGTCCCGGCCCTGGCAGCAGACCATGGTCCGGAAGACCAACAACCAGGAAGAGCAGTTCAACCCTGACAAGATCAGGAGGTCGGTGCAGAACGCCGGAGCAAACCAGCAACTGGCGGACGAGATCACCCAGCAGATCCAGGGGAGCACGCACAGCGGGATGACGACCACCGAGATCGACAACAGTGTCCAGGATATCCTCAAGCAGAAGGATATGGACGCCTACAACAACTGGATGCGGTGGAAAGAGCAGCACCAGAAGATGCAGTAAGGAGTTTCCCGGAGCATTCTGCAGGCAGTCCCGCATACTCCAGGTGCCGGATGTCCGTCCACGTGTTTGGACGGCGGATTTCTGGACGTTACGCCTGTCGGGTATGCTGACGCCCTGCAGAACGCGCACAATGTTTTTATGATCAAAGAACAATATTTATATGCAGTGAGATTCCGGGAATACCCCGGAGATCTGAACTGAATGCGCCGTTTCCGAATTCAGGTCGGCTGCACCACAATTCTCGGGCCCGTAGCTTAGTCCGGTCAGAGCGCCCGGCTCATAACCGGGCGGTCGTGGGTTCGAATCCCTCCGGGCCCATGTTTTACAGGTACTCCGTGAGAAAACGCTTACGTGAAGGGCCGGTTCTGCGAAGCAGTTCCACGAATGAGGGCTTATCCAATGCATCGCAGGAAAACCCGTTAGAAAGGCCTATTTACCGGGACGTGAGAGTTTCCTGGGACTATGATCGAATGGGCCGTCATCCTTTTGCTGTTTCTTGCTGTTTTGGTTCTATTTTACAAATACTCCAGGATCCA comes from the Methanoculleus marisnigri JR1 genome and includes:
- a CDS encoding Lon protease family protein; amino-acid sequence: MIQPLDIGEYRNVYEPGKVECASTEEMRPLEEIIGQERALRALQFGLEIREAGFNVYAAGAQGTGRMRAVRSFLDELAKAKPRARDWVYVHNFENQYEPNAVALPAGRGTEFREEMKRFIEEARQALPRAFQSEEYAKRRDETLQALQGNRTDLIARINQKAQEAGFVIQMSPIGLLTIPVIDGRPVPEEEFITLPDDVRAEVQRRRDALNADLRSTLRQVQDIERQGAETVKDLNHDIALYAIGNLVAELKEKYADVPEVPGYIDAVQNDILENTQLFLGLPEQQGVPPQFQALMREIPFRKYEVNVVVENAATEGAPVIFEQNPTYQNLLGKIEKEVQFGIFTTDFTMIRPGSLHRANGGYLVLDAEDLLRAPLSWDGLKTALKTGEAVIEEPGERMGFITAKTIKPEPIPLDIKVALIGTPMIYQLLYRMDTDFKELFKVKADFDIVMERNNENANKYADFICNLVREENLRHLEREAIARVIEYGSRLAADREKLSTRFSAVADLIREANFYAVSDGTDRIERRHVTKAIEEKIYRSNLIQKKIEEAIRRGIFLIDTEGEKVGQVNGLSVIGLGDFAFGRPSKVTASIGVGREGIMDIEREAALGGPIHTKGVLIINGYLNNNYAHDKPLSLSARLVFEQSYEGIEGDSASSTELYALLSALSGLPLKQYLAVTGSVNQKGEVQAIGGVNEKLEGFFEVCKAKGLDGNQGALIPASNVQNLMLKEEIVEAAKAGKFRIYPVRTIDEGIEVLTGVPAGVRQKDGTYEEGTVNYLVDRRLREMAETMRGFQPTMAK
- a CDS encoding ATP cone domain-containing protein, coding for MAGQQMESRPWQQTMVRKTNNQEEQFNPDKIRRSVQNAGANQQLADEITQQIQGSTHSGMTTTEIDNSVQDILKQKDMDAYNNWMRWKEQHQKMQ
- a CDS encoding phosphomannomutase/phosphoglucomutase, which produces MTGIFRAYDIRGRYPDELDEATAKKIGNAFVALLAAERIVVGRDMRPSSEPLSRAFIRGAVEAGAEVADIGMASTPLLNYAIAAGGFDGGAMVTASHLPGEMNGFKLARENAVPLSGDRDLPLLETRTGEEEVARAGGSCRGTGMLDAYIGTMAGFVRAPKPLTVVVDAGNGMAGPEVPRLFDRIPAWRLVPMYLEPDGRFPHHHANPLDPETTRELQERVVAEGADMGVAFDGDGDRCGLIDERGERVREDLVTGLIAEFLLEENPGATILYDLRSSRAVREAIERAGGRGVRSRVGHAFIKAAMREEDALFAGELSGHYYYRDMGFSDNGLLTLVMAANILAASGRTLSELIRPLDRYPSTGEINLAVRDPAAVLAVLAARYRDAELDRLDGLTATYPDWWFNIRRSHTEPVVRLNIEADTRSLLDEKEREVLAAIREAEGA
- the nifS gene encoding cysteine desulfurase NifS translates to MERKRSVYMDHAATTPVRPEVARAMLPYFSERFGNPSSLYSLAREAEEAVEEARGRVAAAIGANPEEVFFTSGGTEADNWAIKGAAAASRKKGDHIVTSAIEHHAVLHTCRSLEKQGYRVTYLPVDEFGRVEPGSVEEAITDATILVSVMAANNEIGTIQPIRAIAEVAHDHKIPFHTDAVQAIGAFPVDVDEMGADLLALSAHKFGGPKGTGALYIRKRTHIGTFMDGGAQERGKRAGTENVPGIVGLGRAIELAVAGMPRNAPRLAAMRDRLIRGILDAIPDTRLNGHPTERLANNVNVAFRYVEGESILLMLDALGVAASTGSACTSASLEPSHVLTSCGLAPEHAHGSLRLTLGYANTEEDVDYVLEVLPGIIERLRAISPLRGEA